The following coding sequences lie in one Stigmatopora nigra isolate UIUO_SnigA chromosome 4, RoL_Snig_1.1, whole genome shotgun sequence genomic window:
- the kcnt1b gene encoding potassium channel subfamily T member 1 isoform X5 gives MNVFFNLRGSIVRQMVEDRQAPEAAMSPPRRSSSSHGDSRPSTESTQRNNSSNSGVILDISALKMAEVETEVPPLPPRYRFRDLLLGDQTFQNDDRYQEEYSMDSTNAQVQVEFYVNENTFKERLKLFFIKNQRSSLRIRLFNFSLKILTCVLYIVRVSLHDPMQTNANPCAIIRNSSWPNSGGESPEINWKLIFWVTRPDPLWGIQVTVALISFWETMLITYLSYKGNIWEQIFQISFILEMINTVPFIITIFWPPLRNIFVPVFLNCWLAKGALENMINDFHRAIQRTHSAMFNQVVILICTLLCLVFTGACGIQHLERAGKNLSLFDSFYFCIVTFSTVGYGDVTPQIWPSQLLVVILICVALVVLPLQFEELAYLWMERQKLGGNYSRHRAQTEKHVVLCVSSLKIDLLMDFLNEFYAHPRLQDYYVVILCPTDIDIQVRRILQIPLWSQRVIYLQGSALKDQDLMRAKMDDAEACFILSSRNEGDRTAADHQTILRAWAAKDFAPNCPLYVQILKPENKFHVKFADHVVCEEEFKYAMLALNCVCPAMSTLVTLLVHTSRGQEGQLSPEQWQRMYGRCSGNEVYHIRLCDSKFFGEYDGKSFTYASFHAHKKYGVCLIGVKREDNKSILLNPGPRHIMAAADTCYYINITKEENSAFIFKQEEKHNKNLSLSGLYDAPSRLPVHSIIASMGTVAFDLQNPDPPEDSSKLAPPTENGAGSRRPSIAPVLEIADSCAILPCDLLSDQSEDETNPSDEEGSVGSDFVKGYPPNSPYIGSSPTLCHLLPQKAPFCCLRLDKGCTHNSFEDAKAYGFKNKLIIVSAETAGNGLYNFIVPLRAYYRPRKELNPIVLLLDYKPDNHFLEAICCFPMVYFMEGTIDNLDNLLQCGIIYADNLVVVDKESTMSAEEDYMADAKTIVNVQTMFRLFPSLSIITELTHPSNMRFMQFRAKDCYSLALSKLEKIERDKGSNLAFMFRLPFAAGRVFSISMLDTLLYQSFVKDYMIVIARLLLGLDTTPGSGYLCVMKITEEDLWIRTYGRLFQKLCSSSAEIPMGIYRTESHVFATSESQVSINVEEDRRERKESWKEKNTEPSERPLLRKKSMQWARRLSRKSVGGGKPSSRAERISQQRLDLYRRSERQELSELVKNRMKHLGLPTVGYEDVSNLTASDVMNRVNLGYLQDEMNDHQNTLSYVLINPPPDTVLELNDIVYVIRSDPLAHVPEESQPGQNRGARNQTRSLPETRNETHL, from the exons ATGAATGTCTTTTTCAACTTAAGGGGCTCCATTGTCAGGCAGATGGTGGAAGACAGACAAGCTCCAG AGGCAGCCATGAGCCCTCCACGCCGATCTTCGAGTTCCCATGGCGACAG CAGGCCGTCAACGGAAAGCACCCAAAGGAACAACAGCAGCAATTCTGGCGTCATCCTGGACATTTCGGCTCTCAAAATGGCCGAAGTGGAGACCGAAGTTCCTCCTCTTCCGCCTCGTTATCGCTTCAGGGACCTCCTGCTGGGCGACCAGACTTTTCAGAACGACGACAG GTATCAGGAAGAGTACAGTATGGACTCCACCAATGCCCA GGTGCAGGTTGAGTTCTACGTCAACGAAAACACCTTCAAAGAGAGACTGAAGCTTTTCTTCATCAAAAACCAAAGGTCAA GCTTGAGGATCCGCCTGTTCAACTTCTCCTTGAAGATCCTCACCTGCGTCCTTTACATCGTGAGAGTCAGTCTTCACGACCCCATGCAGACCAACGCCAACCCTTG CGCAATCATCCGGAATTCCAGCTGGCCAAATTCGGGGGGAGAATCTCCAGAAAtcaactg gaaaTTAATTTTCTGGGTCACCAGACCAGATCCATTGTGGGGTATCCAG gtTACAGTGGCTTTAATCAGTTTTTGGGAGACTATGCTAATCACATATCTCAGCTACAAG GGCAACATTTGGGAGCAAATATTCCAGATATCCTTCATATTGGAGATGATCAACACCGTGCCATTTATTATCACC ATTTTCTGGCCTCCTTTACGCAACATATTTGTCCCTGTTTTTCTAAACTGCTGGCTAGCCAAAGGAGCCCTGGAAAACATGATC AACGACTTCCACCGGGCCATCCAGAGGACCCACTCGGCCATGTTCAACCAAGTGGTCATCCTCATCTGCACTTTACTGTGTCTGGTTTTCACCGG GGCTTGCGGGATCCAGCACTTGGAGAGGGCCGGGAAGAACCTGAGCCTCTTCGACTCCTTCTACTTCTGCATCGTGACCTTCTCCACGGTGGGCTACGGAGACGTGACGCCGCAGATCTGGCCCTCGCAGCTCCTGGTGGTCATCCTCATCTGTGTGGCCCTGGTGGTGCTCCCTCTGCAG TTCGAAGAGTTGGCCTACCTGTGGATGGAGAGACAGAAACTGGGCGGAAACTACAGTCGCCACCGAGCACAGACGGAGAAACACGTGGTTTTGTGCGTCAGCTCGCTGAAGATAGACCTGCTCATGGACTTCCTCAACGAGTTCTACGCGCACCCCAGGTTGCAG GATTATTACGTGGTGATCCTGTGCCCGACGGACATCGATATCCAGGTTCGGCGAATCCTTCAAATTCCTCTCTGGTCTCAGAGGGTCATCTACCTTCAAGGCTCGGCGCTCAAAGACCAGGACCTGATGAGGGCCAA AATGGACGACGCCGAGGCATGTTTCATCTTAAGCAGTCGGAACGAGGGCGACAGAACTGCTGCA GATCATCAGACTATTTTGAGGGCTTGGGCAGCAAAGGACTTTGCTCCGAATTGTCCACTTTATGTCCAAATTCTTAAGCCAGAGAACAAATTTCATGTTAAATTTgcag ATCACGTGGTATGCGAAGAGGAGTTCAAGTACGCCATGTTGGCATTGAACTGCGTATGTCCCGCCATGTCCACCTTAGTGACTCTCCTCGTCCACACGTCTAGAGGACA GGAAGGCCAGTTGTCCCCGGAGCAGTGGCAAAGGATGTACGGCCGTTGCTCCGGTAACGAAGTCTACCACATCCGATTGTGCGACAGCAAGTTTTTCGGAGAGTACGACGGAAAGAGCTTCACATACGCCTCCTTTCATGCTCATAAGAA GTACGGGGTGTGCCTGATCGGCGTCAAACGGGAAGACAACAAGAGCATCCTATTGAACCCCGGTCCGCGTCACATCATGGCCGCTGCGGACACCTGCTACTACATCAACATCACCAAAGAGGAGAACTCGGCCTTCATCTTCAAACAGGAAGAGAAGCACAACAAGAACTTGTCTCTTTCCGGTCTCTACGACGCCCCCTCCAGGCTGCCCGTGCATAGCATCATCGCCAGCATGG GCACGGTGGCCTTTGACCTCCAGAACCCGGACCCCCCCGAGGACAGCAGCAAACTAGCCCCGCCCACGGAGAACGGCGCCGGGAGCCGGCGTCCAAGCATCGCGCCGGTCTTGGAGATCGCCGACTCTTGCGCCATCCTGCCGTGCGACCTCCTCAGCGACCAGTCGGAGGACGAGACCAACCCGTCGGACGAGGAAGGCTCCGTCGGCTCGGA CTTTGTGAAGGGCTACCCCCCCAACTCCCCCTACATCGGCAGCTCTCCGACGTTGTGCCACCTCCTCCCGCAGAAAGCGCCATTTTGTTGCCTGCGCTTGGACAAG GGCTGCACGCACAACAGCTTCGAAGACGCCAAGGCCTACGGTTTCAAGAACAAGCTGATCATCGTGTCGGCCGAGACGGCGGGGAACGGTCTGTACAACTTCATCGTGCCGCTGCGGGCGTACTACCGGCCCAGGAAGGAGCTCAACCCCATCGTGCTCCTGCTGGACTACAA GCCAGATAACCACTTCTTGGAGGCCATCTGCTGCTTCCCCATGGTCTACTTCATGGAGGGCACCATCGATAA CTTGGACAACCTGCTGCAGTGCGGAATCATCTACGCCGACAATTTAGTGGTGGTGGACAAGGAGAGCACCATGAGCGCCGAAGAGGACTACATGGCCGACGCCAAGACCATCGTCAACGTCCAGACCATGTTCAG ACTGTTCCCCAGCCTCAGCATCATCACCGAGCTCACTCATCCGTCCAACATGAGGTTCATGCAGTTCCGAGCCAAGGACTGCTACTCGCTCGCTCTTTCCAAACTGGAAAAG atAGAACGAGACAAGGGCTCCAATCTGGCCTTCATGTTTCGCCTCCCATTCGCCGCCGGCCGCGTCTTCAGCATCAGCATGCTGGATACGCTGCTCTACCAG TCTTTCGTGAAGGACTACATGATCGTCATCGCCAGGCTTCTTCTGGGTTTGGACACCACGCCCGGTTCTGGCTATTTGTGCGTG ATGAAGATCACAGAGGAGGACCTGTGGATTCGAACCTACGGCAGACTGTTCCAAAAACTGTGTTCCTCCAGCGCCGAGATCCCCATGGGGATCTACCGCACCGAGTCGCACGTCTTCGCCACGTCCGAG TCTCAGGTGTCCATCAACGTGGAGGAGGATCGTCGCGAGCGCAAGGAGTCGTGGAAAGAGAAGAACACGGAGCCGTCGGAGCGCCCCCTGCTGAGGAAGAAGAGCATGCAGTGGGCGCGCAGGCTGAGCCGAAAGAGCGTCGGCGGCGGAAAGCCGTCCAGCCGGGCCGAGCGCATCTCGCAACAGCGTCTGGACCTGTACCGCCGCTCCGAACGCCAGGAGCTGTCTGAGCTGGTCAAAAACCGCATGAAGCACTTGGGCCTGCCCACTGTCGGATACG AGGACGTTTCGAACCTGACCGCGAGCGACGTGATGAATCGAGTCAATCTGGGATATTTGCAAG ATGAGATGAACGACCACCAGAACACGCTGTCCTACGTCCTCATCAATCCACCCCCGGACACTGTCTTGGAACTCAACGACATCGT GTACGTGATTCGCTCCGACCCCCTGGCGCACGTCCCCGAGGAGTCCCAGCCGGGTCAGAACCGCGGCGCCCGGAATCAGACGCGTTCGCTGCcggagaccagaaacgagacgCACCTGTGA
- the kcnt1b gene encoding potassium channel subfamily T member 1 isoform X2: MNVFFNLRGSIVRQMVEDRQAPEAAMSPPRRSSSSHGDSRPSTESTQRNNSSNSGVILDISALKMAEVETEVPPLPPRYRFRDLLLGDQTFQNDDRYQEEYSMDSTNAQVQVEFYVNENTFKERLKLFFIKNQRSSLRIRLFNFSLKILTCVLYIVRVSLHDPMQTNANPCAIIRNSSWPNSGGESPEINWKLIFWVTRPDPLWGIQVTVALISFWETMLITYLSYKGNIWEQIFQISFILEMINTVPFIITIFWPPLRNIFVPVFLNCWLAKGALENMINDFHRAIQRTHSAMFNQVVILICTLLCLVFTGACGIQHLERAGKNLSLFDSFYFCIVTFSTVGYGDVTPQIWPSQLLVVILICVALVVLPLQFEELAYLWMERQKLGGNYSRHRAQTEKHVVLCVSSLKIDLLMDFLNEFYAHPRLQDYYVVILCPTDIDIQVRRILQIPLWSQRVIYLQGSALKDQDLMRAKMDDAEACFILSSRNEGDRTAADHQTILRAWAAKDFAPNCPLYVQILKPENKFHVKFADHVVCEEEFKYAMLALNCVCPAMSTLVTLLVHTSRGQEGQLSPEQWQRMYGRCSGNEVYHIRLCDSKFFGEYDGKSFTYASFHAHKKYGVCLIGVKREDNKSILLNPGPRHIMAAADTCYYINITKEENSAFIFKQEEKHNKNLSLSGLYDAPSRLPVHSIIASMGEFFSAQSRRERVVVIHVPSSLGTVAFDLQNPDPPEDSSKLAPPTENGAGSRRPSIAPVLEIADSCAILPCDLLSDQSEDETNPSDEEGSVGSDFVKGYPPNSPYIGSSPTLCHLLPQKAPFCCLRLDKGCTHNSFEDAKAYGFKNKLIIVSAETAGNGLYNFIVPLRAYYRPRKELNPIVLLLDYKPDNHFLEAICCFPMVYFMEGTIDNLDNLLQCGIIYADNLVVVDKESTMSAEEDYMADAKTIVNVQTMFRLFPSLSIITELTHPSNMRFMQFRAKDCYSLALSKLEKIERDKGSNLAFMFRLPFAAGRVFSISMLDTLLYQSFVKDYMIVIARLLLGLDTTPGSGYLCVMKITEEDLWIRTYGRLFQKLCSSSAEIPMGIYRTESHVFATSESQVSINVEEDRRERKESWKEKNTEPSERPLLRKKSMQWARRLSRKSVGGGKPSSRAERISQQRLDLYRRSERQELSELVKNRMKHLGLPTVGYEDVSNLTASDVMNRVNLGYLQELQDVSEQPFTDGKRPSDEMNDHQNTLSYVLINPPPDTVLELNDIVYVIRSDPLAHVPEESQPGQNRGARNQTRSLPETRNETHL; this comes from the exons ATGAATGTCTTTTTCAACTTAAGGGGCTCCATTGTCAGGCAGATGGTGGAAGACAGACAAGCTCCAG AGGCAGCCATGAGCCCTCCACGCCGATCTTCGAGTTCCCATGGCGACAG CAGGCCGTCAACGGAAAGCACCCAAAGGAACAACAGCAGCAATTCTGGCGTCATCCTGGACATTTCGGCTCTCAAAATGGCCGAAGTGGAGACCGAAGTTCCTCCTCTTCCGCCTCGTTATCGCTTCAGGGACCTCCTGCTGGGCGACCAGACTTTTCAGAACGACGACAG GTATCAGGAAGAGTACAGTATGGACTCCACCAATGCCCA GGTGCAGGTTGAGTTCTACGTCAACGAAAACACCTTCAAAGAGAGACTGAAGCTTTTCTTCATCAAAAACCAAAGGTCAA GCTTGAGGATCCGCCTGTTCAACTTCTCCTTGAAGATCCTCACCTGCGTCCTTTACATCGTGAGAGTCAGTCTTCACGACCCCATGCAGACCAACGCCAACCCTTG CGCAATCATCCGGAATTCCAGCTGGCCAAATTCGGGGGGAGAATCTCCAGAAAtcaactg gaaaTTAATTTTCTGGGTCACCAGACCAGATCCATTGTGGGGTATCCAG gtTACAGTGGCTTTAATCAGTTTTTGGGAGACTATGCTAATCACATATCTCAGCTACAAG GGCAACATTTGGGAGCAAATATTCCAGATATCCTTCATATTGGAGATGATCAACACCGTGCCATTTATTATCACC ATTTTCTGGCCTCCTTTACGCAACATATTTGTCCCTGTTTTTCTAAACTGCTGGCTAGCCAAAGGAGCCCTGGAAAACATGATC AACGACTTCCACCGGGCCATCCAGAGGACCCACTCGGCCATGTTCAACCAAGTGGTCATCCTCATCTGCACTTTACTGTGTCTGGTTTTCACCGG GGCTTGCGGGATCCAGCACTTGGAGAGGGCCGGGAAGAACCTGAGCCTCTTCGACTCCTTCTACTTCTGCATCGTGACCTTCTCCACGGTGGGCTACGGAGACGTGACGCCGCAGATCTGGCCCTCGCAGCTCCTGGTGGTCATCCTCATCTGTGTGGCCCTGGTGGTGCTCCCTCTGCAG TTCGAAGAGTTGGCCTACCTGTGGATGGAGAGACAGAAACTGGGCGGAAACTACAGTCGCCACCGAGCACAGACGGAGAAACACGTGGTTTTGTGCGTCAGCTCGCTGAAGATAGACCTGCTCATGGACTTCCTCAACGAGTTCTACGCGCACCCCAGGTTGCAG GATTATTACGTGGTGATCCTGTGCCCGACGGACATCGATATCCAGGTTCGGCGAATCCTTCAAATTCCTCTCTGGTCTCAGAGGGTCATCTACCTTCAAGGCTCGGCGCTCAAAGACCAGGACCTGATGAGGGCCAA AATGGACGACGCCGAGGCATGTTTCATCTTAAGCAGTCGGAACGAGGGCGACAGAACTGCTGCA GATCATCAGACTATTTTGAGGGCTTGGGCAGCAAAGGACTTTGCTCCGAATTGTCCACTTTATGTCCAAATTCTTAAGCCAGAGAACAAATTTCATGTTAAATTTgcag ATCACGTGGTATGCGAAGAGGAGTTCAAGTACGCCATGTTGGCATTGAACTGCGTATGTCCCGCCATGTCCACCTTAGTGACTCTCCTCGTCCACACGTCTAGAGGACA GGAAGGCCAGTTGTCCCCGGAGCAGTGGCAAAGGATGTACGGCCGTTGCTCCGGTAACGAAGTCTACCACATCCGATTGTGCGACAGCAAGTTTTTCGGAGAGTACGACGGAAAGAGCTTCACATACGCCTCCTTTCATGCTCATAAGAA GTACGGGGTGTGCCTGATCGGCGTCAAACGGGAAGACAACAAGAGCATCCTATTGAACCCCGGTCCGCGTCACATCATGGCCGCTGCGGACACCTGCTACTACATCAACATCACCAAAGAGGAGAACTCGGCCTTCATCTTCAAACAGGAAGAGAAGCACAACAAGAACTTGTCTCTTTCCGGTCTCTACGACGCCCCCTCCAGGCTGCCCGTGCATAGCATCATCGCCAGCATGGGTGAGTTTTTTTCTGCCCAGTCCCGACGTGAACGAGTGGTCGTCATCCATGTGCCCTCGTCCTTAGGCACGGTGGCCTTTGACCTCCAGAACCCGGACCCCCCCGAGGACAGCAGCAAACTAGCCCCGCCCACGGAGAACGGCGCCGGGAGCCGGCGTCCAAGCATCGCGCCGGTCTTGGAGATCGCCGACTCTTGCGCCATCCTGCCGTGCGACCTCCTCAGCGACCAGTCGGAGGACGAGACCAACCCGTCGGACGAGGAAGGCTCCGTCGGCTCGGA CTTTGTGAAGGGCTACCCCCCCAACTCCCCCTACATCGGCAGCTCTCCGACGTTGTGCCACCTCCTCCCGCAGAAAGCGCCATTTTGTTGCCTGCGCTTGGACAAG GGCTGCACGCACAACAGCTTCGAAGACGCCAAGGCCTACGGTTTCAAGAACAAGCTGATCATCGTGTCGGCCGAGACGGCGGGGAACGGTCTGTACAACTTCATCGTGCCGCTGCGGGCGTACTACCGGCCCAGGAAGGAGCTCAACCCCATCGTGCTCCTGCTGGACTACAA GCCAGATAACCACTTCTTGGAGGCCATCTGCTGCTTCCCCATGGTCTACTTCATGGAGGGCACCATCGATAA CTTGGACAACCTGCTGCAGTGCGGAATCATCTACGCCGACAATTTAGTGGTGGTGGACAAGGAGAGCACCATGAGCGCCGAAGAGGACTACATGGCCGACGCCAAGACCATCGTCAACGTCCAGACCATGTTCAG ACTGTTCCCCAGCCTCAGCATCATCACCGAGCTCACTCATCCGTCCAACATGAGGTTCATGCAGTTCCGAGCCAAGGACTGCTACTCGCTCGCTCTTTCCAAACTGGAAAAG atAGAACGAGACAAGGGCTCCAATCTGGCCTTCATGTTTCGCCTCCCATTCGCCGCCGGCCGCGTCTTCAGCATCAGCATGCTGGATACGCTGCTCTACCAG TCTTTCGTGAAGGACTACATGATCGTCATCGCCAGGCTTCTTCTGGGTTTGGACACCACGCCCGGTTCTGGCTATTTGTGCGTG ATGAAGATCACAGAGGAGGACCTGTGGATTCGAACCTACGGCAGACTGTTCCAAAAACTGTGTTCCTCCAGCGCCGAGATCCCCATGGGGATCTACCGCACCGAGTCGCACGTCTTCGCCACGTCCGAG TCTCAGGTGTCCATCAACGTGGAGGAGGATCGTCGCGAGCGCAAGGAGTCGTGGAAAGAGAAGAACACGGAGCCGTCGGAGCGCCCCCTGCTGAGGAAGAAGAGCATGCAGTGGGCGCGCAGGCTGAGCCGAAAGAGCGTCGGCGGCGGAAAGCCGTCCAGCCGGGCCGAGCGCATCTCGCAACAGCGTCTGGACCTGTACCGCCGCTCCGAACGCCAGGAGCTGTCTGAGCTGGTCAAAAACCGCATGAAGCACTTGGGCCTGCCCACTGTCGGATACG AGGACGTTTCGAACCTGACCGCGAGCGACGTGATGAATCGAGTCAATCTGGGATATTTGCAAG AGTTGCAGGACGTATCAGAGCAGCCGTTTACGGACGGGAAGCGGCCGTCAG ATGAGATGAACGACCACCAGAACACGCTGTCCTACGTCCTCATCAATCCACCCCCGGACACTGTCTTGGAACTCAACGACATCGT GTACGTGATTCGCTCCGACCCCCTGGCGCACGTCCCCGAGGAGTCCCAGCCGGGTCAGAACCGCGGCGCCCGGAATCAGACGCGTTCGCTGCcggagaccagaaacgagacgCACCTGTGA